In the Leptospira fletcheri genome, TCCTGTCGAATCTTTGTCAAAGCCGCGATTGCACCTCTGATTTTAAAGGAACCCGTACGCTGAAAGGACTCCATCTTGAGCCAACAATCCTTTCCGACAAACGGAGAAGTTAAAAGAGGCGAGGAAGGAACGAATTTCTCCACACGCAAAAAAGTGTCCGAAATGTCGGCGACTTTCGGAAGATCCAAAGTGCGTCTTCCCATCAGCTCTTACCGAAGGCAAAGGATTCCTTTTCGTTCCGGCTCAGATCGAAAAGGTGGAGTTCCTTTCCGCGAGAACGATTCCTGTCCGCGACCCGAAAGTCGGCGATTTCTTCGAAACTAGGATCCGAAACGCGGCTGATATCCCCGTCGTAAAAAAATCCGGCGATCATATGCTTCATTGCTAAGCGAAGTGCTAAAGGATTTCGGGCCAGTTCGTGTCCGCCGTACGGAAGATCCACGATTTCCCTTCCCCCTCCTCCCGGAACGGAGAAGGCCTCGTTCACTTCTTCCAACGTAAGCCATTGGTCTTCCGAAGCTACCAGATTCATTACGGGAACGGAGAGTTTAGACAACGCGTCTTTCATGGCGGGAAAATCGGCCACTCCGGTCTTTAGATTTTCCTGCCAGAGTCCGCGTGGATTTAATTTGTGTCCTTCGAAGACGATCGTATCAGGCAATCGATCGAATTCCCAGGAATAATAATCGGTCCCGAAGACTCTCTCAAAAGTACTTCTTGCATGGACGACTCCGACAAGACAGCCCAAAGCCGCGATATTCGGATTTTTGACCGCCTGAAAAACGGCAGGCACGGCGCCTAAACTGATCGCAAGGAGATTGATTTTCGTTTCCCCTTCCAGCGCAGAGACCCAAGGGAGAACACTTTCCAAACTTTTTTCCATACTCGCAATGGTAAAATCCAGAATCTCCCCTTCGCTCAAACCCACATGATCCAGATAATCGAATCTATATACGTTCGCTCCGTTTTTCAGGAGATAGCAGGCCAAGGCGCTGAGAGTACTCATCCTTCTGGAAAACCCGCCGCAAATGAGGACCGGAGGGTTTGTCGGCTCGGGGAGGGAATCCTGCCAGGCGATTAGCTTCCGCCCTTCCCTATTTTTGATCAAAAAATCCATCGCATTCATTCTTTTTCGATTCCTTTAAAGTGAAAGATTCACCGACGCAAATTGCCTCTCCAACTGGAGCGCGCATCCTTGGTGTTCGGAAACCTTCAGCCTCCGATCCACGCGTATGCTCGAAGAATGGCGACCGCAAAGACAGGGGCCTTCCTCTTTGATTCCCAAATCCTCTCCGATGATGAATGCTGGATAACTCCTTGCTGTCGGATCCAGATAAGTCAATATTCCCGGCGTTCCGGAAGCGGAGGGCTCCAATGTGAAAGGGTCTCTTACAATGACCTCCACCCAAGGAGGTGCGTGCAATCTTCCTTCGCCGCATTGGATAAAGGCGCTGTTCAACTCTACCTGATTGAATACGTCCCGAACCTGCCTTGTCGAATCCAAGCCCAAAGTAGTACGCGCGAACTCGGCCAATTCGATCTGAGAAATCGCCCTTCCCCCTTGCTTTTTCCATCCGCCACCCGTAAT is a window encoding:
- a CDS encoding acyl transferase translates to MNAMDFLIKNREGRKLIAWQDSLPEPTNPPVLICGGFSRRMSTLSALACYLLKNGANVYRFDYLDHVGLSEGEILDFTIASMEKSLESVLPWVSALEGETKINLLAISLGAVPAVFQAVKNPNIAALGCLVGVVHARSTFERVFGTDYYSWEFDRLPDTIVFEGHKLNPRGLWQENLKTGVADFPAMKDALSKLSVPVMNLVASEDQWLTLEEVNEAFSVPGGGGREIVDLPYGGHELARNPLALRLAMKHMIAGFFYDGDISRVSDPSFEEIADFRVADRNRSRGKELHLFDLSRNEKESFAFGKS